A window from Enterocloster bolteae encodes these proteins:
- a CDS encoding LacI family DNA-binding transcriptional regulator yields the protein MKSQITMKDMAQHFNVSLNTIHKAIYGKPGVSEATRKKIVSYAEKNGYRLNAMASMLKRKNMKIAVCLPKLDQDSKYFYSYIWQGYRMYLAEQSEFNLEIQELAYEKGELSRTLEALCEKVKAGEELDGLLTVPPGDEKGICAVRYFTDKGLPVVFVTEDQDRCGHLGTVVGDYYAAGQLMAEQACNILARGRRILLMTGDPYKDSHYLVAKGFHEYMRQEKKEYAVEDLYGYYELDHLDKNVLDILKENPPDLICCVFSRGSAVLYRALKKSGMAGRIPVIASDVFDETVRALKEGTFTNLVFKDPCKQSYLAIKMLYEYLLMDKEPAEKVRRVEIVLIFKSNVNYFWENIKDMQYTRT from the coding sequence ATGAAATCACAGATTACCATGAAGGATATGGCACAGCATTTTAATGTGTCCCTTAATACAATCCATAAAGCGATTTATGGAAAGCCCGGGGTGAGTGAAGCTACCAGAAAAAAAATAGTATCCTATGCGGAAAAAAATGGTTACAGGCTGAACGCCATGGCATCCATGCTGAAACGGAAAAATATGAAAATTGCAGTATGCCTGCCCAAACTGGATCAGGACAGCAAGTATTTCTACAGCTATATATGGCAGGGATACAGAATGTACCTGGCGGAACAGAGCGAGTTTAACCTGGAGATTCAGGAGCTGGCCTATGAAAAGGGAGAACTTTCCCGGACACTGGAAGCATTATGTGAAAAGGTGAAGGCAGGGGAGGAGTTAGACGGACTTCTGACGGTTCCGCCGGGAGACGAAAAGGGAATCTGTGCAGTCAGATACTTTACAGATAAAGGGCTGCCTGTGGTTTTTGTGACCGAAGACCAGGACCGGTGCGGCCATTTAGGAACCGTGGTGGGGGATTATTACGCGGCAGGCCAGCTCATGGCGGAACAGGCCTGCAATATCCTGGCCAGGGGCCGGCGCATTCTCCTGATGACAGGTGACCCCTATAAGGATTCCCATTATCTGGTGGCAAAAGGGTTTCACGAATATATGCGGCAGGAGAAGAAGGAGTATGCTGTTGAGGATTTATACGGCTATTATGAATTAGACCATCTGGATAAAAACGTGCTGGATATTTTGAAGGAAAATCCCCCGGATCTGATTTGCTGCGTGTTTTCCAGAGGCAGCGCTGTCCTGTACAGGGCATTAAAGAAAAGCGGGATGGCAGGCAGGATTCCCGTCATTGCAAGCGATGTATTTGATGAGACGGTGAGGGCCTTAAAGGAAGGAACCTTTACCAATCTGGTGTTCAAGGACCCCTGTAAGCAGTCATATCTTGCCATCAAGATGCTTTATGAGTACCTGCTCATGGATAAGGAACCAGCGGAAAAGGTACGCAGGGTGGAAATAGTACTGATATTTAAGAGCAACGTAAACTACTTCTGGGAAAATATTAAGGACATGCAGTATACGCGGACATAA
- a CDS encoding serpin family protein yields the protein MMKHLMQMITKRKRKYLGAGLLLTAIFLSALTSGCALNGLHKGTQDLTRNIPKEEVETVDMMEPSYESVNPRKELTEFSLELLSENLSHGNCLISPLSIVSALGMTANGAEGNTRAQMEQMMHTDTAVLNDYLKAYTDYMPNSEACQVNIANSIWFRDRDSLAINEDFLKTSRNYYDASIFEAPFDAGTRDDINSWVKKETNGMIQKLLEEAPPRDAVMYLVNALSFDGEWRDIYKKNQIHKGTFNAENGEHQSAEFMYSTEAVYLENTLGRGFLKPYGDGAYAFAAVLPDEGMTMKEFLERLKENGITDLLEQTRNKTVCVRLPKFTVEYNVVLNESLTESGMKDAFDSQKADFSSMAHSDNDNIYISKVIHKTKIDVDEKGTKAGAVTAVEVSEGSAVQTEEPKEVFLDRPFFYMIIDTRQNFPLFMGCLMQLE from the coding sequence ATGATGAAACATTTGATGCAAATGATAACGAAAAGGAAAAGGAAGTATCTGGGAGCTGGGCTGCTTCTGACAGCCATATTTTTATCTGCGCTCACATCCGGGTGTGCTTTAAATGGCCTTCATAAGGGCACCCAGGATCTTACCCGGAATATACCCAAGGAAGAAGTGGAGACAGTGGATATGATGGAGCCATCCTATGAATCTGTAAATCCACGGAAGGAACTTACAGAATTTTCTCTGGAACTTCTGAGTGAAAACCTGTCCCATGGCAATTGCCTGATTTCGCCTCTTTCCATTGTCTCCGCCCTGGGAATGACTGCAAATGGAGCGGAGGGCAACACGCGGGCGCAGATGGAACAGATGATGCATACGGATACGGCTGTCCTGAATGATTATCTGAAGGCATACACAGATTATATGCCCAACAGCGAGGCCTGCCAGGTCAACATAGCGAATTCCATATGGTTCAGGGACAGGGACAGCCTGGCTATAAATGAGGATTTTCTTAAAACCAGCCGGAATTATTACGATGCATCTATATTTGAGGCTCCCTTTGACGCGGGCACAAGGGATGACATCAACAGCTGGGTAAAGAAGGAAACCAACGGCATGATTCAGAAACTGCTGGAAGAGGCGCCGCCCCGGGACGCGGTTATGTATTTGGTCAATGCGCTGTCCTTTGACGGGGAATGGCGGGATATCTATAAAAAGAACCAGATACATAAAGGAACATTTAACGCGGAAAACGGGGAACACCAGTCCGCGGAGTTCATGTATTCCACAGAAGCAGTCTATCTTGAAAATACATTGGGGAGGGGATTCCTAAAACCATATGGGGACGGCGCCTATGCATTTGCCGCGGTCCTGCCTGATGAGGGTATGACGATGAAGGAGTTTCTGGAGAGGTTAAAGGAAAATGGGATTACAGATCTTCTTGAACAGACCCGTAATAAAACCGTCTGTGTCAGATTGCCAAAATTTACAGTGGAATACAATGTGGTTCTCAACGAGTCCCTGACGGAATCCGGAATGAAAGATGCATTTGACAGCCAAAAAGCGGATTTTTCCTCCATGGCCCATTCAGATAATGATAATATTTATATAAGCAAAGTGATTCACAAGACTAAAATTGATGTGGACGAAAAAGGGACAAAAGCAGGGGCAGTGACGGCAGTTGAGGTATCGGAGGGCAGTGCCGTTCAAACAGAGGAACCAAAGGAGGTTTTTCTTGACAGACCGTTTTTCTATATGATTATAGATACCAGACAGAACTTTCCTCTTTTTATGGGCTGTCTGATGCAGCTGGAATAA
- a CDS encoding Hsp20/alpha crystallin family protein, with amino-acid sequence MMLIPRRNYGLNLFDDFFNDPFFTSASEKGEEAKKLPVMRTDIMEKDGNYILEIELPGFKKEDIRAELKDGYLTVSADITKSSEGKDDKGTLIHKERYTSSCKRTFFVGEQIRQEDIKAGFENGILRLQVPKDAPKVEETPKYIDIL; translated from the coding sequence ATGATGTTAATACCAAGAAGAAACTACGGACTTAATTTATTTGATGACTTTTTCAATGACCCATTCTTTACCAGCGCCTCCGAAAAGGGTGAGGAGGCCAAGAAGCTTCCGGTGATGCGTACCGACATCATGGAGAAGGATGGAAACTATATTTTAGAGATTGAACTTCCCGGATTCAAGAAAGAGGATATCAGGGCAGAGCTTAAGGACGGATATCTGACTGTCAGCGCTGATATAACCAAGTCCAGCGAGGGCAAGGATGACAAGGGCACCCTGATTCACAAGGAGCGCTATACCAGTTCATGTAAGAGAACCTTCTTTGTAGGCGAGCAGATTCGCCAGGAAGATATCAAGGCTGGTTTTGAAAACGGCATACTGAGGCTTCAGGTGCCAAAGGATGCGCCCAAGGTGGAGGAAACACCCAAGTATATTGATATTCTGTAA
- a CDS encoding amidohydrolase, with the protein MAQTLYYNGTILTMEDRCPQVEAVLTEDGRILETGTWEKVKERAGDKARRLDLQGRVMMPGFIDSHSHFTACASHTMEVDLGGAGSFEDMITCIRQYIEDKKIPEGKWVTASGYDHNRLKEHSHPRRKVLDQAAPQNPLILKHQSGHMGVFNTMALNLLGVTGQTQAPQGGVIEMEGGLPTGYMEENAFLGFQGRIPMPSAEDFLTAYGRAQELYASYGITTVQEGLMASQLVPLYQMLLKSGLLKLDLISFMDIRDSDAARTAFESHIKNYKGHMKIGGYKMFLDGSPQGRTAWMRTPYLPETPDAEEKAQADAFPRTRATKEDYCGYNTLEDSQVKENILKAELEDMQLLAHCNGDRAAEQYMDMLEAVYRELGSGNSRKPGFYRGDIRPVMIHAQLLGLDQLERVKRLEIIPSFFLAHVYHWGDIHVRNFGQERAGRISPAASALKEGICFTLHQDSPVIMPDMMETLWCAVNRRSREGKVLGPEERIPVRDALKAVTVNGAYQYFEENEKGTVTPGKKADFVVLEQNPLETGADEIRNIRVLATIKEDRLLWKA; encoded by the coding sequence ATGGCGCAGACGCTTTACTATAACGGCACCATTCTTACCATGGAGGACAGGTGCCCCCAGGTGGAAGCCGTGCTGACAGAAGACGGAAGAATCCTGGAGACAGGAACATGGGAAAAGGTAAAGGAAAGAGCAGGGGATAAGGCCCGCAGGCTGGATCTTCAGGGAAGGGTGATGATGCCGGGCTTTATAGATTCCCACAGCCATTTTACGGCCTGCGCCAGCCACACAATGGAAGTGGACCTGGGCGGGGCGGGCAGTTTTGAGGACATGATAACATGCATCCGGCAATACATTGAAGATAAGAAGATTCCAGAGGGAAAATGGGTCACTGCGTCCGGATATGACCACAACCGCCTGAAGGAACACAGCCACCCCCGCAGGAAGGTCCTGGACCAGGCAGCGCCTCAGAATCCATTGATACTGAAACACCAGTCAGGCCACATGGGGGTGTTTAACACCATGGCTCTCAACCTTCTGGGTGTGACCGGACAGACACAGGCGCCTCAGGGAGGCGTCATAGAAATGGAGGGCGGGCTTCCCACCGGATATATGGAGGAAAATGCATTTTTGGGCTTCCAGGGACGCATCCCCATGCCGTCGGCAGAAGATTTCCTGACTGCCTACGGCCGCGCCCAGGAGCTCTATGCTTCCTATGGAATCACCACGGTCCAGGAGGGACTGATGGCAAGCCAGCTGGTGCCGCTGTACCAGATGCTGCTGAAATCAGGACTTTTAAAGCTGGATTTAATTTCCTTTATGGATATACGGGACAGCGATGCTGCACGGACGGCATTTGAAAGCCATATAAAGAACTATAAGGGGCATATGAAGATAGGCGGGTACAAAATGTTCCTGGATGGATCGCCCCAGGGAAGGACGGCATGGATGCGTACGCCCTATCTGCCGGAAACACCGGATGCAGAGGAAAAGGCACAGGCGGATGCATTTCCCCGGACCCGGGCAACAAAAGAGGATTACTGCGGTTATAATACCCTGGAGGACAGCCAGGTAAAGGAAAATATTTTAAAGGCAGAGCTGGAAGACATGCAGCTTCTGGCCCATTGCAACGGTGACAGGGCGGCAGAGCAGTACATGGATATGCTGGAGGCAGTTTACAGGGAACTGGGGAGCGGGAACAGCAGGAAGCCTGGTTTTTACAGGGGCGATATCCGTCCGGTAATGATTCATGCCCAGCTTCTGGGGCTGGATCAGCTGGAACGGGTAAAGAGACTGGAAATCATTCCCTCCTTTTTCCTGGCCCATGTATACCACTGGGGGGACATCCACGTCCGCAATTTTGGTCAGGAGCGGGCGGGACGCATCAGCCCGGCTGCATCGGCCCTGAAGGAGGGCATCTGTTTCACCCTGCACCAGGACAGCCCGGTTATTATGCCGGACATGATGGAGACTCTGTGGTGCGCCGTAAACCGGCGTTCCAGGGAGGGTAAGGTGCTGGGACCGGAGGAGCGCATTCCGGTGCGGGATGCGCTTAAGGCAGTGACGGTCAACGGGGCATACCAGTATTTTGAAGAAAATGAGAAGGGAACCGTCACGCCCGGGAAAAAGGCGGATTTTGTGGTGCTGGAACAGAATCCTCTGGAAACAGGGGCAGATGAGATACGAAATATCAGGGTGCTGGCAACCATCAAGGAGGACCGGCTTTTGTGGAAAGCATAG
- a CDS encoding phospholipase D family protein gives MICRCITWIKKHPVLSLFFLILMYLVIGATAPFYHYKPISQETQDTVSAENFYQEGDSRDRAMILETNQSAWDERMRLMNLARERIILSTFDFRDGESPRDLMAVMLHKADQGVSIKILVDGFSGLVRMEPSKLFYALSSHPNIEIKIYNKMNPLLPWKTQGRMHDKYVIVDDYGYILGGRNTFDYFIGSYPTDSRSHDREVLVYNTAHGTDRGKDSSLYQVEDYFEQVWNLDVSSLFHDSEKTGDRTSVRNAAAMLRERYKVLAIQYPDLFDSEEDSASCTAAPGQPGCPALPMDSSINDDDYPAAPDIPDAPDTAPPLFPALSLTANQSKALEYYGSNTVPTGKITLVSNPTGIYGKEPVVFHTMSVLMKDAKRSVLIHTPYAVFNDYMYDTMKEITARVPVTMMINSVENGDNFFASSDYPMHRDAFGDTGMEILEYDGGLSYHGKSLVIDDELCAVGSYNFDLRSTYLDTELMLVIQSPELTAQLEEYMVSYQKDCRRLLPDGTYEIPEHLTIADVPAYKRAAWKVVGFVMQPFRFLI, from the coding sequence ATGATATGCAGGTGTATTACATGGATTAAAAAGCACCCTGTCCTCTCACTCTTTTTCCTGATACTGATGTATCTGGTGATTGGAGCCACAGCTCCCTTCTATCACTATAAGCCAATTTCCCAGGAAACACAAGATACGGTATCGGCTGAGAACTTCTATCAGGAGGGAGACAGCCGGGACCGCGCCATGATACTGGAAACCAATCAGAGCGCCTGGGATGAACGGATGCGCCTCATGAACCTGGCCAGGGAACGGATTATACTGTCCACCTTTGATTTCAGGGATGGCGAGAGCCCCAGGGATCTGATGGCAGTCATGCTCCACAAGGCGGACCAGGGAGTCAGCATAAAGATACTGGTGGACGGTTTCTCCGGCCTGGTGCGCATGGAGCCCAGCAAGCTTTTTTATGCCCTCTCCAGCCATCCGAACATTGAAATCAAGATTTACAACAAAATGAATCCCCTGCTTCCGTGGAAAACCCAGGGAAGGATGCATGACAAGTATGTGATTGTGGATGATTATGGATATATACTGGGCGGCCGGAATACCTTTGATTATTTCATCGGTTCCTATCCCACGGATTCCAGAAGCCATGACCGCGAAGTCCTGGTCTACAATACAGCCCACGGCACAGACAGGGGAAAGGACAGCTCTCTGTATCAGGTGGAAGATTACTTTGAGCAGGTATGGAATCTGGATGTGTCCTCCCTGTTCCATGACAGCGAAAAGACCGGTGACAGGACCTCTGTCCGGAACGCGGCGGCCATGCTGAGGGAGCGGTATAAGGTCCTGGCCATCCAATATCCGGATCTGTTTGACAGTGAGGAGGATTCTGCCAGCTGCACCGCCGCGCCCGGCCAGCCCGGCTGTCCGGCCCTGCCCATGGATTCAAGTATCAACGATGACGATTACCCCGCCGCCCCGGATATCCCGGACGCCCCGGATACCGCTCCCCCCCTGTTCCCGGCCTTATCCCTGACCGCCAATCAGTCAAAGGCCCTGGAGTATTACGGTTCCAACACGGTTCCCACGGGGAAAATCACCCTGGTGTCCAACCCCACCGGCATCTACGGAAAGGAACCCGTGGTCTTTCACACCATGTCTGTTCTTATGAAGGACGCAAAAAGGAGTGTGCTGATCCACACTCCCTATGCTGTATTCAATGACTATATGTACGATACCATGAAGGAAATCACGGCTCGGGTGCCGGTGACCATGATGATTAATTCAGTTGAAAACGGCGACAATTTTTTTGCCTCCAGCGATTATCCCATGCACAGGGACGCATTTGGGGATACGGGCATGGAGATTCTGGAATATGACGGCGGTCTCTCTTATCATGGCAAATCCCTTGTCATTGACGATGAGCTGTGCGCCGTGGGCTCCTACAATTTCGATTTGCGCAGCACCTATCTGGACACAGAGCTTATGCTGGTCATCCAGAGCCCGGAGCTGACAGCCCAGCTGGAAGAATACATGGTCTCCTACCAGAAGGACTGCCGACGTCTCCTGCCGGACGGAACATATGAAATACCGGAACATCTGACCATTGCAGATGTCCCGGCGTATAAAAGGGCGGCCTGGAAGGTGGTGGGCTTTGTGATGCAGCCCTTCCGCTTCCTTATATAA
- a CDS encoding MATE family efflux transporter: MNQSAAKSREQGKQIKKRIDLTEGSPGRRLLLFALPMILGNLFQQFYNMADSMIVGNFVGEDALAAVGASYALTNVFIMIAIGGGNGASVLTSQYLGARQHGKMKTSISTALITFLFVSILLGSAGLYLNGLILESLKTPANIMGQAKLYLGIYFLGMPFLFMYNVLAAIFNAMGDSRTPLYLLIFSSILNVVLDIISVTWLGMGVDGVAIATVMAQGVSALISFGILMKKLRGYEQEDGDSFRLYDSSMLKAGTRIAVPSILQQSIVSIGMLLVQSVVNGFGSAALAGYSAGSRIESICVVPMIATGNAVATFTAQNIGAGKMERVKEGYRASYGIVAGFSAIIAVIVVLLNGPIITSFLGDGMSREAYGAGTGYLSFIAYFFVFIGMKACTDGVLRGSGDVLVFTIANLVNLTIRVYAAFHFAPIWGVAAVWYAVPMGWIANYVISFSRYLTGKWRDKKVI, encoded by the coding sequence ATGAATCAGAGTGCAGCAAAAAGCCGTGAACAGGGAAAGCAGATAAAAAAGCGGATTGACTTGACGGAAGGGAGTCCGGGGCGCCGCCTTCTCCTGTTTGCCCTTCCCATGATTCTGGGAAACCTGTTCCAGCAGTTTTACAACATGGCGGACTCCATGATTGTGGGCAATTTTGTGGGCGAGGACGCGTTGGCGGCTGTAGGTGCTTCCTATGCCCTGACCAATGTGTTTATTATGATAGCCATAGGGGGAGGAAACGGCGCGTCGGTTTTGACATCCCAGTATCTGGGAGCCAGGCAGCACGGAAAAATGAAAACCTCCATTTCCACGGCCCTGATCACCTTCCTCTTTGTGAGCATTCTGCTGGGGAGCGCGGGATTATACCTGAACGGCCTCATACTGGAGTCTCTTAAGACACCGGCCAATATCATGGGCCAGGCAAAGCTGTACCTTGGAATTTACTTCCTGGGAATGCCTTTCCTGTTTATGTACAATGTTCTTGCCGCCATATTCAATGCCATGGGGGATTCCAGGACGCCTCTGTACCTTCTCATATTTTCATCCATCCTGAACGTGGTTCTGGACATTATATCTGTCACATGGCTGGGGATGGGGGTGGACGGTGTGGCCATTGCCACTGTCATGGCCCAGGGAGTATCCGCCCTGATATCCTTCGGCATCCTGATGAAAAAATTAAGGGGATATGAGCAGGAGGACGGGGATAGTTTCAGGCTCTACGACAGCAGCATGTTAAAGGCAGGGACCAGAATTGCGGTGCCGTCCATTCTCCAGCAGTCCATTGTATCCATCGGAATGCTGCTGGTCCAGTCCGTGGTCAATGGGTTTGGCTCCGCTGCCCTGGCCGGTTACTCAGCGGGAAGCAGAATTGAGTCCATCTGCGTGGTGCCCATGATTGCAACAGGCAACGCCGTAGCCACCTTCACGGCCCAGAACATCGGCGCCGGGAAGATGGAGCGGGTGAAGGAGGGGTACAGGGCCAGCTACGGCATTGTAGCCGGTTTCTCCGCCATCATAGCCGTGATAGTGGTGCTTCTTAACGGCCCGATCATAACCTCCTTCCTGGGAGACGGCATGAGCCGGGAAGCCTATGGGGCGGGCACGGGATACCTGTCCTTTATCGCCTACTTCTTTGTGTTCATCGGTATGAAGGCGTGTACGGACGGAGTTCTGCGAGGCTCCGGGGATGTGCTGGTATTTACCATTGCCAATCTGGTGAATCTGACCATACGTGTCTACGCAGCCTTTCATTTTGCTCCCATATGGGGTGTGGCAGCCGTGTGGTACGCGGTCCCCATGGGCTGGATTGCCAATTATGTCATATCCTTCAGCCGTTACCTCACAGGAAAATGGAGGGATAAAAAGGTTATATAA
- the pepF gene encoding oligoendopeptidase F, translating to MKKRSEADSKYTWKLEDMVAEDSQWEQMFKEASGEISEYASYKGRLAGSADTLYACLLFDDKLSQKIERLYVYARMRSDEDTTVQRYQDMFSRAQTLSYRAAENSSFLVPEILSMDRELLEQYMAADNGIGHFKRALEIILARRDHTLSGEMEELLAQSYDATQGASQIFTMFNNADVKFPVITGESGEGIQITHGNYISLMENQDRRIRKDAFEGLYSVYEQFSNTLAAAFSSNVKQAVFYAKAKKYASSREYYLADNEVPELVYDNLVKAVRENIVKLHEYTRVRKDVLGVDELHMYDLYVPMVAAADRRYTYEEAKSIVLEGLAPLGEEYLSLLKQGFDSRWIDVYENEGKRSGAYSWGTYGSHPYVLLNFHGTLNDVFTLAHEMGHSIHTWYSDRNQPFTYAGYKIFVAEVASTCNEALLIRHLLKKAGSREEKAYLLNHFLESFRGTLFRQTMFAEFEDMAHKKAARGESLTAESLCSIYRQLNADYFGPAMTVDRQIDYEWERIPHFYTPFYVYQYATGFSAAVAISSRIMSGEPGALEGYKKFLSGGCSMKPIDLLKLCGVDMSTTRPVDEALGFFGELIEEFKKCIHTNE from the coding sequence ATGAAAAAACGAAGCGAAGCAGATAGTAAGTATACCTGGAAACTGGAGGATATGGTGGCGGAGGACAGCCAGTGGGAACAGATGTTTAAAGAGGCTTCCGGGGAAATAAGCGAATATGCTTCCTACAAGGGAAGACTGGCCGGGTCCGCGGATACCCTGTATGCCTGCCTCTTGTTCGACGACAAGCTTTCCCAGAAGATAGAGCGTCTGTATGTCTATGCCAGGATGCGTTCCGACGAGGATACCACCGTGCAGAGATACCAGGATATGTTTTCCAGGGCCCAGACGCTGTCCTACCGGGCAGCTGAGAACAGCTCCTTCCTGGTGCCGGAAATTCTGTCCATGGACCGGGAGCTTCTGGAACAGTATATGGCGGCGGATAACGGCATAGGCCATTTTAAACGGGCGCTGGAAATCATTCTTGCCAGGCGGGATCACACCCTGTCCGGCGAGATGGAAGAGCTTCTGGCCCAGTCCTATGACGCCACCCAGGGCGCCAGCCAGATTTTTACCATGTTCAACAATGCGGATGTGAAGTTCCCCGTTATCACGGGGGAGAGTGGGGAGGGAATCCAGATTACCCACGGCAATTACATTTCCCTGATGGAGAACCAGGACCGCAGGATACGCAAGGATGCATTCGAGGGGTTATACAGTGTGTATGAACAGTTTTCCAATACTCTGGCAGCTGCATTTTCCTCCAATGTGAAGCAGGCCGTATTCTACGCAAAGGCAAAGAAGTATGCCTCCAGCCGGGAGTATTACCTGGCTGACAACGAGGTTCCTGAGCTGGTCTACGACAATCTGGTGAAGGCAGTGCGGGAAAATATCGTGAAGCTTCATGAATACACCCGGGTACGGAAGGATGTGCTGGGAGTGGATGAGCTTCACATGTATGACCTTTATGTACCCATGGTGGCAGCGGCTGACCGCCGTTACACCTATGAGGAGGCAAAGTCCATTGTGCTGGAGGGCCTGGCTCCGCTGGGAGAGGAATATCTGTCCTTGTTAAAGCAGGGATTTGACAGCCGGTGGATTGATGTCTATGAAAATGAAGGCAAGCGCAGCGGCGCTTATTCCTGGGGGACCTACGGCAGCCATCCCTATGTGCTGCTGAATTTCCATGGCACCCTTAACGATGTGTTTACCCTGGCCCATGAGATGGGACATTCCATCCATACCTGGTATTCCGACAGGAACCAGCCGTTTACCTATGCCGGGTATAAGATATTTGTGGCAGAGGTGGCATCCACCTGCAACGAGGCGCTTCTGATACGCCATCTCCTTAAGAAGGCAGGCAGCAGGGAGGAAAAGGCATATCTGCTGAATCATTTCCTGGAGAGCTTTAGGGGAACCCTGTTCCGTCAGACCATGTTTGCGGAGTTTGAGGATATGGCCCATAAAAAGGCGGCCAGAGGGGAGAGCCTGACGGCTGAGAGTCTGTGCAGTATCTACCGCCAGCTGAATGCAGACTATTTCGGGCCGGCCATGACAGTGGACCGCCAGATTGATTATGAGTGGGAGAGGATTCCCCATTTCTATACACCTTTTTATGTATATCAGTATGCCACGGGATTCTCAGCAGCCGTGGCCATCAGCAGCCGCATTATGAGCGGGGAACCAGGCGCGCTGGAAGGGTATAAGAAGTTCTTAAGCGGAGGCTGCTCCATGAAGCCAATCGATCTTCTGAAGCTCTGCGGTGTGGATATGTCCACCACCCGGCCGGTGGATGAAGCCCTTGGTTTCTTCGGGGAGCTGATTGAGGAATTTAAGAAGTGTATCCATACAAATGAATGA
- a CDS encoding LrgB family protein, whose protein sequence is MREGIRLILEQTQYFGLVLSIGAYLFACWLKNKTKLAILNPLLVSAALIIACILGVGMDYETYNKGASYLSWLLTPATVCLAIPLYKQLHLLKKHADAVAVGITSGVVTSAVSIFLMCKVLGMAHVHYVTLLPKSITTAIGMGISEEAGGIVTLTVMSIILTGVLGNMAGETVLKLLKVRHPVAKGLAMGTSAHAVGTAKALEMGEIEGAMSSLSIAVAGLMTVIVVPLAANLI, encoded by the coding sequence ATGAGGGAAGGCATACGGTTGATACTGGAACAAACACAATATTTCGGTCTTGTGCTCAGCATAGGCGCCTATCTGTTTGCCTGCTGGCTTAAGAATAAAACAAAACTGGCTATCCTGAATCCTCTTCTGGTGTCGGCAGCCCTGATTATTGCCTGCATTCTGGGAGTAGGAATGGATTATGAAACATATAATAAAGGTGCATCCTATCTCAGCTGGCTCCTTACGCCGGCCACGGTCTGTCTGGCAATCCCATTGTATAAGCAGCTGCATCTGCTGAAGAAACATGCTGACGCCGTGGCGGTGGGCATCACATCGGGGGTGGTCACCAGTGCGGTGAGTATTTTCCTCATGTGCAAGGTGCTGGGTATGGCCCATGTCCACTACGTGACACTGCTTCCCAAGTCCATTACCACGGCCATCGGAATGGGTATCAGCGAGGAAGCAGGAGGCATCGTAACACTGACGGTCATGAGCATCATACTTACAGGGGTGTTAGGCAATATGGCCGGGGAGACCGTGTTAAAGCTTTTAAAGGTCCGCCATCCCGTTGCCAAGGGCCTGGCCATGGGAACCAGCGCCCATGCGGTGGGGACGGCCAAGGCCCTGGAGATGGGAGAAATCGAGGGCGCCATGAGCAGTCTCTCCATTGCGGTGGCAGGGCTGATGACGGTTATTGTGGTTCCTCTGGCAGCGAATTTAATTTAG
- a CDS encoding CidA/LrgA family protein, with the protein MRYVKQIGIILGITLAGEILNHVVPLPVPAGVYGLFIMLAALMCGAVKLESVEGTGNFLMDTMTMMFIPATVGIVECIGEVKAVLVPFLIIIGISTLLVMAVTGCMAQWVMGRKHSGEEQ; encoded by the coding sequence ATGAGATATGTAAAACAGATAGGAATTATCCTGGGCATAACCCTGGCGGGAGAGATATTGAATCATGTGGTGCCCCTGCCTGTGCCGGCCGGTGTGTACGGCCTGTTCATCATGCTGGCAGCCCTGATGTGCGGGGCCGTGAAGCTGGAGAGCGTGGAGGGCACGGGTAATTTTCTCATGGATACCATGACCATGATGTTTATACCGGCAACGGTTGGGATTGTGGAATGTATCGGAGAGGTGAAGGCAGTTCTGGTGCCCTTTCTGATAATCATAGGAATATCCACCCTTCTGGTCATGGCAGTGACCGGATGCATGGCCCAGTGGGTCATGGGCAGAAAACACAGCGGGGAGGAGCAGTGA